The following are from one region of the Methanoculleus caldifontis genome:
- a CDS encoding DHH family phosphoesterase codes for MPEAVQNVSKERIKYIILGCGSTGYNVAEELEQESEDLIIVDKDEKRVEDLRDQKYEALVRDLRDPNFMEGLPVPEIAFILANDREANLTALKTVKNRYPATYVIARATDPVSVDLLQQEGADIVLYPQEVVARTAIHHIRKLHSSRLALRLYDMLAAWEGTLCIVTHLNPDPDSISSAMALSMIARHASHNKLSCRILYEGDIGHQENRAFINLLEIKMERLTPQILSECNYVALVDSSAPGVNNELPKTARVNIIIDHHKNGEHPSAVADFVDIRPGVGATASILTQYLMELDIPVNKSVATALLYGIRADTRDFKRNVTPQDLNYAAFLLPLTDSDLLDKITSPSISQETVEIIGNAIRNRRLKSGYLFSSVGYIRNRDALPQAADMLIHLEGVNTALVYGISDQNIVISGRNKDIRLHLGNVMAEAFGPIGEAGGHATMAAAMIPLSYFSMVKEKENLLDLIIDPILKRFSNIVGLDNEGKQ; via the coding sequence ATGCCTGAGGCGGTCCAGAACGTTTCGAAGGAACGTATCAAATACATTATTCTTGGCTGCGGGAGCACCGGCTACAACGTCGCGGAGGAGCTCGAGCAGGAGAGCGAAGACCTCATCATCGTCGATAAAGACGAGAAACGGGTGGAGGATCTCCGCGACCAGAAGTACGAAGCGCTCGTCCGCGACCTCCGCGACCCGAACTTCATGGAGGGGCTGCCTGTCCCGGAGATAGCGTTCATCCTCGCGAACGACCGTGAAGCCAACCTGACCGCGCTCAAGACGGTCAAGAACCGCTACCCGGCAACATACGTCATCGCCCGCGCGACCGACCCGGTCAGTGTCGACCTTCTCCAGCAGGAGGGCGCCGATATCGTCCTCTATCCGCAGGAGGTGGTGGCCCGGACCGCCATCCACCACATCCGGAAACTCCACTCGTCCCGGCTCGCCCTGCGGCTCTACGACATGCTTGCCGCCTGGGAGGGGACGCTCTGCATCGTCACCCACTTAAACCCCGACCCCGACTCGATCTCGAGCGCGATGGCGCTCTCGATGATCGCGAGGCACGCGAGCCACAACAAACTCAGCTGCCGGATCCTCTATGAAGGGGATATCGGGCACCAGGAGAACCGGGCGTTCATCAACCTTCTTGAGATCAAGATGGAGCGGCTCACCCCCCAGATCCTCTCCGAGTGCAACTACGTCGCCCTGGTCGACTCGTCCGCACCCGGCGTGAACAACGAGCTCCCCAAGACCGCCCGGGTCAACATCATCATCGACCACCACAAGAACGGCGAGCATCCTTCGGCCGTCGCCGACTTCGTCGACATCCGGCCGGGGGTCGGCGCCACGGCGAGCATCCTGACCCAGTACCTGATGGAGCTCGATATCCCGGTGAACAAGTCGGTGGCGACCGCCCTCCTCTACGGCATCCGGGCGGACACCCGGGACTTCAAGAGAAACGTCACCCCGCAGGACCTCAACTACGCGGCGTTCCTCCTCCCGCTGACCGACTCGGACCTCCTCGACAAGATCACGTCTCCTTCCATCTCGCAGGAGACCGTGGAGATCATCGGGAACGCCATCCGGAACCGGCGGCTCAAGAGCGGTTACCTCTTCTCGAGCGTGGGCTATATCCGGAACCGGGACGCTCTCCCGCAGGCGGCCGACATGCTGATCCACCTGGAGGGCGTGAACACGGCCCTGGTCTACGGCATCAGCGATCAGAACATCGTCATCTCAGGCCGAAACAAGGATATCCGGCTCCACCTCGGCAACGTGATGGCCGAGGCTTTCGGACCGATCGGCGAGGCCGGGGGGCACGCCACGATGGCTGCCGCCATGATCCCGCTCAGTTACTTCTCGATGGTGAAGGAGAAGGAGAACCTGCTCGACCTCATCATCGACCCTATCCTCAAGCGGTTCTCCAACATCGTCGGGC